In the genome of Verrucomicrobium sp., one region contains:
- a CDS encoding MBL fold metallo-hydrolase has product MLFSVVLLTNMTRANEIGANSYLLDLGQEGSVILDAGSHPRLDGYEGTPDFAPSGGKDVRAIFLTHAHHDHTGSLPLAMRAHPKARVFMSEGTYFLADPLLHNSVEVMTKQRSELGISEYPLYTHGELAQLTQRWQACGLGKSWSLDGYPNPKNEPVSFSLHDAGHILGSVGVRIEHRGRSLFYTGDINFADQRLMKAASFPTSGIDILVTETTRGGSPRKEARGPVIERFFQAMDETFAQGGAVLVPIFAMGKTQELLAEIYIRWREGRFGRRPLYIGGLSKTFSAIYDKLAQRSVRAHPDIKLLNDKMPEIMDGRRLKGFKPRKGDLYLLSSGMMTPKTLSNTLGQRFLSEEKNSVFFVGYCDPESPAGALLETPKGGHVVLDPITGELEVKCRVEHFDMTAHAQREDILDYILKTDPKVCVLVHGDPPALEWFQAQLRELRPNMKIVIPPPGQPVAL; this is encoded by the coding sequence CTATCTTCTCGACCTAGGGCAGGAGGGCTCCGTCATCCTCGACGCCGGCTCCCACCCCCGCCTGGACGGCTACGAGGGGACGCCCGACTTCGCCCCCTCCGGAGGCAAGGACGTCCGCGCCATCTTCCTGACCCACGCCCACCACGACCACACCGGCTCCCTGCCGCTGGCCATGCGCGCCCATCCGAAGGCCCGCGTCTTCATGAGCGAGGGGACCTACTTCCTGGCCGACCCCCTCCTGCACAATTCCGTGGAGGTGATGACCAAGCAGCGCAGCGAGCTGGGCATCAGCGAATACCCCCTCTACACCCACGGGGAGCTGGCGCAGCTGACCCAGCGCTGGCAGGCCTGCGGCCTGGGCAAGTCCTGGTCCCTGGACGGCTATCCCAACCCCAAGAACGAGCCGGTCTCCTTCAGCCTGCACGACGCGGGGCACATTCTGGGCTCCGTCGGCGTCCGCATCGAGCACCGGGGCCGCAGCCTCTTCTACACCGGGGACATCAACTTCGCCGACCAGCGCCTGATGAAGGCGGCCAGCTTCCCCACCAGCGGCATCGACATCCTGGTCACGGAGACGACGCGCGGCGGCAGCCCCCGCAAGGAGGCCCGCGGGCCGGTGATCGAGCGTTTCTTCCAGGCGATGGACGAGACCTTCGCCCAGGGCGGGGCCGTCCTGGTCCCCATCTTCGCCATGGGGAAGACGCAGGAGCTTTTGGCCGAGATCTACATCCGCTGGCGGGAGGGCCGCTTCGGCCGCCGCCCGCTCTACATCGGGGGGCTGAGCAAGACCTTCTCCGCCATCTACGACAAGCTGGCCCAGCGCTCCGTCCGCGCCCACCCGGACATCAAGCTGCTCAACGACAAGATGCCGGAAATCATGGACGGCCGCCGCCTGAAGGGCTTCAAGCCGCGCAAGGGGGACCTCTACCTCCTTTCCTCCGGCATGATGACGCCGAAGACCCTCTCCAACACCCTGGGCCAGCGCTTCCTCTCGGAGGAGAAGAACAGCGTCTTCTTCGTCGGCTACTGCGATCCGGAGTCCCCCGCCGGGGCGCTCCTGGAAACGCCGAAGGGCGGCCACGTCGTCCTGGACCCCATCACCGGGGAGCTGGAGGTGAAGTGCCGCGTCGAGCACTTCGACATGACCGCCCACGCCCAGCGGGAGGACATCCTCGACTACATTCTCAAGACCGATCCGAAGGTCTGCGTCCTGGTCCACGGCGATCCGCCGGCCCTGGAATGGTTCCAGGCCCAGCTCCGCGAGCTGCGGCCGAACATGAAGATCGTCATCCCGCCGCCCGGCCAGCCCGTCGCGCTCTGA
- a CDS encoding DNA-3-methyladenine glycosylase 2 family protein: protein MTPALPVDARQAAKLLAKADPVLGAVIARVGAHTGEPTPGKDLFPALLRSIISQQLHGKAAEAIHGRVLKQIGRGRAGARALLSLPDEALRGAGLSANKLLALRDLAAKALDGTVPTPRAAAKLSDAELIEHLTRVRGIGPWTVHMLLIFHLGRPDVLPTGDYAIRKAFSLLYRKGRAVTPAAIERHAKRWQPYRSIASWYLWRSLDLD from the coding sequence ATGACTCCGGCCCTCCCGGTCGACGCCCGCCAGGCGGCCAAGCTGCTGGCGAAGGCCGATCCGGTGCTGGGGGCGGTGATCGCGCGCGTGGGCGCCCACACGGGGGAGCCCACGCCGGGGAAGGATCTTTTCCCCGCCCTGCTGCGCTCCATCATCTCCCAGCAGCTCCACGGGAAGGCGGCGGAGGCGATCCACGGGCGCGTCCTAAAGCAGATCGGCCGGGGCCGCGCGGGAGCCCGGGCCCTCCTTTCCCTCCCGGACGAGGCCTTGCGCGGCGCGGGCCTTTCCGCGAACAAGCTGCTGGCCCTGCGGGATCTGGCGGCCAAGGCCCTGGACGGCACCGTCCCCACGCCGCGGGCCGCCGCGAAGCTTTCCGACGCGGAATTGATCGAGCACCTGACGCGCGTCCGGGGAATCGGGCCGTGGACGGTCCACATGCTCCTCATCTTCCATCTGGGGCGCCCCGACGTGCTGCCCACGGGGGATTACGCGATCCGCAAGGCCTTCAGCCTCCTCTACCGGAAGGGCCGCGCCGTGACCCCCGCCGCCATCGAGCGGCACGCAAAGCGGTGGCAGCCCTACCGCTCCATCGCCAGCTGGTATCTCTGGCGCTCGCTCGACCTCGATTAG
- a CDS encoding glycosyltransferase family 39 protein: MLRALPWETRMAIVLLAALTLFRIAFAVSLDLIPDESYYWLWSKHLDASYFSKGPAVAWTIAAGTFLFGDTVLGVRWFSILLAAGTGWQLFVLGRRLLGARAGLIALCLAVITPLYAIGGILMTIDPLSVFFWVWAANLFLDALDRPELWRWALCGLAIGGGFLSKYVNLLELLSFGGFLAWTPRHRHLFRSRQMGALLAAVLLSLMPVLWWNQHHGWVTAAHLQHRGDLDGGFHVRPGELFKFIIAQAAAMSPLLWIALLVAVWKTARRQKTEGELFLVALFLPCFLFYALLSVNKAAEGNWTAVSYPAAFILAAAYWPLLAAFRRSARWFWRAAIALAIVETVLFHHTAWVHLPPKKDLLLRAQGWQDYAAQFESLRREAQQAAGVSAPPLFLLANNYGTASELAFYLPGHPTLYLPHTEHVENQFSIWPGYAVKKGSSALYLTDDPSPVLPPVLAKEFGKAARWGNFWRKSQAGENVTRYYVWKLGPAPKDVR; the protein is encoded by the coding sequence ATGCTCCGTGCCCTCCCCTGGGAGACGCGCATGGCCATCGTCCTCCTGGCCGCGCTGACCCTCTTCCGCATCGCCTTCGCCGTCAGCCTCGACCTGATCCCGGACGAGTCCTACTACTGGCTCTGGTCGAAGCACCTGGACGCCAGCTACTTCAGCAAGGGGCCCGCCGTGGCCTGGACGATCGCCGCGGGGACCTTCCTCTTCGGCGACACCGTGCTGGGCGTCCGCTGGTTCTCCATCCTCCTGGCCGCCGGGACCGGCTGGCAGCTCTTCGTCCTGGGCCGCCGCCTGCTGGGGGCGCGCGCCGGCCTCATCGCCCTGTGCCTGGCCGTCATCACGCCGCTCTACGCCATCGGCGGCATCCTGATGACCATCGACCCCCTTTCCGTCTTCTTCTGGGTCTGGGCGGCCAACCTCTTCCTGGATGCCCTGGACCGGCCGGAACTGTGGCGCTGGGCCCTGTGCGGCCTGGCGATCGGCGGCGGCTTCCTCAGCAAGTACGTCAATCTGCTGGAGCTCCTCAGCTTCGGCGGATTCCTGGCCTGGACGCCCCGCCACCGGCACCTTTTCCGCAGCCGGCAAATGGGGGCGCTCCTGGCCGCCGTTCTCCTCTCCCTGATGCCCGTCCTGTGGTGGAACCAGCACCACGGCTGGGTGACCGCCGCCCACCTCCAGCACCGGGGGGACCTGGACGGCGGCTTTCATGTGCGCCCGGGAGAACTGTTCAAGTTCATCATCGCCCAGGCGGCGGCGATGTCGCCGCTGCTCTGGATCGCCCTCCTCGTCGCGGTCTGGAAGACGGCCCGGCGGCAGAAAACGGAAGGGGAACTCTTCCTCGTCGCCCTCTTCCTGCCCTGCTTCCTCTTCTACGCGCTCCTGAGCGTCAACAAGGCGGCGGAAGGGAACTGGACCGCCGTGAGCTATCCGGCCGCCTTCATCCTGGCCGCCGCCTACTGGCCCCTTTTGGCCGCTTTCCGGCGGAGCGCCCGCTGGTTCTGGCGCGCGGCGATCGCCCTGGCCATCGTGGAAACCGTCCTCTTCCACCACACGGCTTGGGTTCACCTGCCGCCGAAGAAGGACCTCCTCCTCCGCGCCCAGGGCTGGCAGGACTACGCCGCCCAGTTCGAGTCCCTCCGCCGGGAAGCCCAGCAGGCCGCGGGCGTCTCCGCGCCGCCCCTCTTCCTCCTGGCGAACAACTACGGCACCGCCAGCGAGCTGGCCTTCTACCTCCCCGGCCACCCCACGCTCTACCTCCCGCACACGGAGCACGTGGAAAACCAGTTTTCCATCTGGCCCGGCTACGCGGTGAAGAAAGGCTCCTCCGCCCTCTACCTGACGGACGATCCCTCCCCCGTCCTGCCGCCGGTCCTGGCGAAGGAATTCGGCAAGGCGGCGCGCTGGGGCAACTTCTGGCGCAAGTCCCAGGCCGGGGAGAATGTGACCCGCTACTACGTCTGGAAGCTCGGCCCCGCGCCGAAGGACGTCCGCTAG
- a CDS encoding glycosyltransferase, whose amino-acid sequence MKLCDVTQFFSPRSGGVRRYLLEKRRYIEERTDDEHHLVIPGEKTEYKQEGRLHTFTVASPQVSKTSRYRVLFNTPAVRDYLRQVRPDLVEAGDPYHLAWSLLRSGRELFFPVLGFYHSHFPDAYLRTILKYCGPFMRDAVLAYAEDYIVRLYGQFAATLVPSEPLRDLLRGWGVGNAVSVRLGVDTDSFRPGLRDAALREELGIPQDAFLLLYVGRLAGEKNVTTLLQAFAELRRRSGRNYWLLILGDGPLRRLLPAVREETGAVRWQSFIQGNDKLARYYRAADLFVHPGVVETFGLVALEAQACGCPIVGIRGSNMDANIAYGLEHWAPRNDAGELAAAIERVAETDLALWGETAAERVRERFAWPVVLGDLWRHYRAAIAGNRVLASY is encoded by the coding sequence GTGAAGCTCTGCGACGTCACCCAGTTCTTCTCCCCGCGCAGCGGCGGGGTGCGCCGCTATCTTTTGGAGAAGCGCCGCTATATCGAGGAGCGGACGGACGACGAGCACCACCTGGTCATCCCCGGGGAAAAGACCGAGTACAAGCAGGAGGGCCGCCTCCACACCTTCACCGTGGCCTCCCCCCAGGTGAGCAAGACCTCCCGCTACCGGGTCCTCTTCAACACGCCCGCCGTCCGGGACTACCTGCGCCAGGTCCGGCCCGACCTGGTGGAGGCGGGCGACCCCTACCACCTGGCTTGGAGCCTCCTGCGCTCCGGCCGGGAGCTGTTCTTCCCGGTGCTCGGCTTCTACCACTCCCATTTCCCCGACGCCTACCTGCGGACGATCCTCAAATATTGCGGCCCCTTCATGCGGGACGCGGTGCTGGCCTATGCGGAGGACTACATCGTCCGCCTCTACGGGCAGTTCGCCGCCACGCTGGTGCCGTCGGAGCCGCTGCGGGACCTCTTGCGCGGCTGGGGCGTGGGGAACGCCGTCTCCGTCCGCCTGGGCGTCGACACGGACTCCTTCCGGCCCGGCCTGCGGGACGCGGCGCTGCGGGAGGAGCTGGGCATTCCGCAGGACGCCTTCCTTCTCCTCTACGTCGGCCGGCTGGCGGGGGAGAAGAACGTCACCACCCTCCTCCAGGCCTTCGCCGAGCTGCGCCGCCGTTCCGGGCGGAATTACTGGCTCCTCATCCTGGGGGACGGCCCGCTGCGCCGTCTCCTGCCCGCCGTGCGGGAGGAGACGGGGGCGGTCCGCTGGCAGTCTTTCATCCAGGGGAATGACAAGCTGGCCCGCTACTACCGCGCGGCCGACCTCTTCGTCCATCCGGGCGTGGTGGAGACTTTCGGCCTCGTTGCCCTGGAGGCGCAGGCTTGCGGGTGTCCCATCGTCGGCATCCGGGGCAGCAACATGGACGCGAACATCGCCTACGGCCTGGAGCATTGGGCCCCGCGCAACGACGCCGGGGAATTGGCCGCCGCCATCGAGCGGGTGGCGGAGACCGACCTGGCCCTGTGGGGGGAGACCGCCGCGGAGCGGGTGCGGGAGCGCTTCGCCTGGCCGGTGGTATTGGGCGATCTCTGGCGCCACTACCGCGCCGCCATCGCGGGCAACCGTGTGCTGGCTTCTTACTGA